One segment of Herbaspirillum hiltneri N3 DNA contains the following:
- a CDS encoding DUF4148 domain-containing protein, translated as MRKLSLAFAALALTSAAGAYAEAPYPVEQPFVSSLSRAEVKQELIQAQQQGQIADGDNYPALSQASSHLSRQDVRQELQHAQNMHDDATYAGA; from the coding sequence ATGCGTAAATTATCCCTCGCCTTCGCCGCCCTGGCCCTGACTTCCGCTGCCGGCGCCTACGCCGAAGCCCCCTATCCGGTCGAACAGCCCTTCGTTTCCAGCCTCAGCCGCGCCGAAGTCAAACAGGAACTGATCCAGGCCCAGCAGCAAGGCCAGATCGCGGACGGCGACAACTATCCGGCCCTCTCGCAAGCCTCGTCGCACCTGAGCCGCCAGGATGTGCGCCAGGAGTTGCAGCACGCACAAAACATGCATGACGACGCCACGTACGCCGGCGCCTGA
- a CDS encoding NADP-dependent isocitrate dehydrogenase, translating to MTTDNSTIIYTLTDEAPLLATYSLLPIIRTFTAPAGVNVVESDISVATRILAEFPDRLTPEQRVPDNLAALGQLTQDPNANIIKLPNISASVPQLQAAIRELQSRGYAIPDLPEDPKTDEEKEILKSYSKVLGSAVNPVLREGNSDRRAPASIKRFARKHPHSMGEWSMASRSHVAHMKHGDFYHGEKSMTIGAARDVKMELVGKSGKTTVLKPKVALKAGEIIDSMFMSKKALCEFYEEQFEDARKTGVMLSLHVKATMMKVSHPIVFGHAVKIFYKEAFAKHGKLFDELGVNVNNGLVNLYEKIESLPSSKKEEIIRDLHACHEHRPSLAMVDSAKGISNLHAPNDVIVDASMPAMIRIGGKMWDANGKPQDTKAVIPESTFARIYQEVINFCKTNGNFDPTTMGTVPNVGLMAQKAEEYGSHDKTFEIAEDGVANIVDLATGEVLLTQNVEQGDIWRMCQVKDEPIRDWVKLAVTRARNSGMPAVFWLDPYRPHEAELIKKVETYLKDHDTKGLDIQIMSQVRAMRYTLERVIRGLDTISVTGNILRDYLTDLFPIMELGTSAKMLSIVPLMAGGGMYETGAGGSAPKHVKQLVEENHLRWDSLGEFLALAVSLEDMGIKTGNKKAQVLGKALDDATGKLLDNNKSPSPKTGELDNRGSHFYLAMYWAQELAAQKEDAELAAKFAPLAKTLTENEAKITAELKAVQGNPVDIGGYFLADPKKVSAVMRPSATLNAALASVK from the coding sequence GTGACTACTGATAATTCCACCATCATCTATACGCTGACTGATGAGGCGCCACTGCTGGCGACCTACTCTCTGCTGCCCATCATCAGGACGTTCACCGCGCCGGCCGGCGTCAACGTCGTTGAAAGCGATATCTCGGTGGCCACGCGGATTCTGGCCGAATTCCCGGACCGTCTGACACCTGAACAGCGTGTCCCGGACAATCTCGCCGCGCTGGGCCAGCTGACCCAGGACCCGAACGCCAACATCATCAAGCTGCCGAACATCAGCGCCTCGGTGCCGCAGCTGCAAGCCGCGATCCGCGAACTGCAATCGCGCGGCTATGCGATCCCCGACCTGCCGGAAGATCCGAAGACCGACGAAGAGAAAGAAATCCTGAAGAGCTACTCCAAGGTGCTGGGCAGCGCCGTCAACCCGGTCCTGCGCGAAGGCAATTCCGACCGCCGCGCACCGGCATCGATCAAGCGTTTCGCCCGCAAGCATCCGCACAGCATGGGCGAGTGGAGCATGGCCTCGCGCAGCCACGTGGCGCACATGAAGCATGGCGACTTCTACCACGGTGAAAAATCCATGACCATCGGCGCCGCGCGCGACGTCAAGATGGAGCTGGTCGGCAAGAGCGGCAAGACCACGGTCCTCAAGCCCAAGGTTGCCCTGAAGGCCGGCGAAATCATCGACAGCATGTTCATGAGCAAGAAGGCGCTGTGCGAGTTTTACGAAGAGCAATTTGAAGATGCGCGCAAGACCGGCGTGATGCTGTCGCTGCACGTCAAGGCGACCATGATGAAGGTGTCGCACCCGATCGTGTTCGGCCACGCCGTCAAGATCTTCTACAAGGAAGCCTTCGCCAAGCACGGCAAGTTGTTCGACGAACTGGGCGTGAACGTCAACAACGGCCTGGTCAACCTGTACGAAAAGATCGAGTCCCTGCCGTCGTCGAAGAAAGAAGAAATCATCCGCGACCTGCACGCCTGTCACGAACACCGTCCGTCGCTGGCGATGGTCGACTCGGCCAAGGGCATTTCCAACCTGCACGCACCGAACGACGTGATCGTCGATGCATCGATGCCGGCCATGATCCGTATCGGCGGCAAGATGTGGGACGCCAACGGCAAGCCGCAAGACACCAAGGCAGTGATCCCGGAAAGCACCTTCGCCCGTATCTACCAGGAAGTCATCAACTTCTGCAAAACCAACGGCAACTTCGATCCGACCACCATGGGCACCGTGCCTAACGTCGGCCTGATGGCGCAAAAGGCGGAAGAATACGGTTCGCACGACAAGACATTCGAAATCGCCGAAGACGGCGTGGCCAATATCGTCGACCTCGCCACCGGCGAAGTCCTGCTGACGCAAAATGTCGAGCAAGGCGACATCTGGCGCATGTGCCAGGTCAAGGACGAACCGATCCGCGACTGGGTCAAGCTGGCCGTCACGCGCGCACGCAACTCCGGCATGCCGGCCGTGTTCTGGCTGGACCCATACCGTCCGCACGAAGCCGAACTGATCAAGAAGGTCGAGACTTACCTGAAGGATCACGACACCAAGGGCCTGGACATCCAGATCATGTCGCAAGTGCGCGCCATGCGTTACACGCTGGAACGCGTCATCCGCGGCCTCGACACCATCTCGGTGACCGGCAACATCCTGCGCGACTACCTGACCGACCTGTTCCCGATCATGGAACTGGGCACCAGCGCCAAGATGCTGTCCATCGTTCCGCTGATGGCGGGCGGCGGCATGTACGAAACCGGCGCGGGCGGTTCGGCGCCGAAGCACGTCAAGCAACTGGTGGAAGAGAACCATCTGCGCTGGGATTCGCTGGGCGAGTTCCTGGCATTGGCGGTATCGCTGGAAGACATGGGCATCAAGACCGGCAACAAGAAGGCGCAAGTGCTGGGCAAGGCGCTCGACGATGCAACCGGCAAGCTGCTGGACAACAACAAGTCGCCATCGCCGAAGACCGGCGAGCTGGATAACCGCGGCAGCCATTTCTACCTGGCCATGTACTGGGCGCAGGAACTGGCCGCGCAAAAGGAAGACGCCGAACTGGCGGCGAAGTTTGCGCCGCTGGCCAAGACATTGACCGAGAACGAAGCCAAGATCACGGCTGAACTCAAGGCAGTGCAAGGCAATCCGGTCGACATCGGCGGCTACTTCCTGGCCGATCCGAAGAAGGTCAGCGCAGTCATGCGTCCGAGCGCCACGCTCAACGCAGCGCTGGCTTCGGTGAAGTAA
- a CDS encoding Lnb N-terminal periplasmic domain-containing protein, with protein MNQGRRLRRFFFIALCLVLSVLTTLAGVWSGFALWYQLQAPAQIRTVAVAVLALAVLAALNGLWRRRWRPLLGFAVLFAGMLGWWSTLKPSHDRIWADEVARLLHIDIDGNHAHLTNVRNFDWRSETDYTVRWEDRNYDLGRLVSADLVLSYWMGPAIAHTLVSFGFDDGRYLTFSVEIRKEKGESFSALGGFFRKFEAVLVASEERDILRVRSNVRGEDVYLYRLQVEPATLRKLFAGYAGEAAKLEREPAFYNTLTSNCTTIVFDLARAINPQLPFDYRLLASGYLAEYAYDVGGLTPGFDYATLHARSRITERALAAGNDARFSELIRVGIPGTHPTPVGETSAGTPSMKK; from the coding sequence ATGAACCAGGGGCGACGCTTGCGCCGATTTTTCTTCATCGCGCTGTGCCTCGTGCTCAGTGTGCTGACCACGCTGGCCGGGGTATGGTCCGGTTTCGCCTTGTGGTATCAGTTGCAGGCGCCGGCGCAGATCCGGACGGTCGCTGTGGCTGTGCTCGCGTTGGCCGTGCTGGCGGCGCTGAACGGCCTGTGGCGACGACGCTGGCGTCCGCTGCTCGGGTTTGCCGTGCTGTTCGCCGGCATGCTGGGCTGGTGGAGCACGCTCAAGCCCTCGCATGATCGTATCTGGGCCGATGAGGTTGCGCGCCTTTTGCATATCGACATCGACGGCAATCACGCGCACCTGACCAACGTGCGCAACTTCGACTGGCGTAGCGAGACCGACTACACCGTGCGCTGGGAGGATCGCAACTATGATCTCGGCCGTTTGGTCAGCGCTGATCTGGTGCTGTCGTACTGGATGGGACCGGCGATTGCGCACACGCTGGTGTCTTTCGGTTTCGACGACGGCCGCTATCTGACGTTTTCGGTGGAGATCCGGAAGGAGAAGGGCGAGAGCTTTTCGGCGCTTGGCGGTTTCTTCCGCAAGTTCGAGGCCGTGCTGGTGGCCAGCGAGGAGCGCGACATTCTGCGCGTGCGCAGCAATGTGCGCGGGGAAGATGTGTATCTGTATCGCTTGCAGGTCGAGCCGGCCACCTTGCGCAAGCTGTTCGCCGGTTATGCCGGTGAAGCCGCCAAGCTCGAACGTGAACCGGCCTTCTACAACACCCTGACCAGCAATTGCACGACGATCGTGTTCGACCTGGCGCGCGCAATCAATCCGCAATTGCCGTTCGATTATCGTTTGCTGGCGTCGGGTTATCTTGCCGAATATGCCTACGACGTCGGCGGCCTGACGCCGGGATTCGATTACGCCACCCTGCATGCGCGCAGCCGCATTACAGAGCGGGCGCTCGCGGCAGGGAACGATGCGCGCTTTTCGGAATTGATCCGCGTCGGCATTCCCGGAACGCATCCCACGCCTGTTGGTGAAACGAGTGCCGGCACGCCGTCCATGAAAAAATGA